One part of the Sporosarcina ureae genome encodes these proteins:
- a CDS encoding HesB/YadR/YfhF family protein, with the protein MKIHLSEQAIQWFEEEMDVSSGDYIKFYARYGGSSKLHEGFSMGLTKEDPDELAFENVINGVHYYVEEHDVWFFDGHDLYIDMNSSTDEIAFDYHVA; encoded by the coding sequence ATGAAAATTCACCTGTCCGAACAAGCAATACAGTGGTTTGAAGAAGAAATGGATGTTTCTTCAGGCGATTATATAAAGTTTTACGCACGTTATGGTGGCTCTAGTAAGTTACACGAAGGTTTCTCCATGGGGCTTACGAAAGAAGATCCTGACGAATTAGCGTTCGAAAACGTCATAAATGGTGTTCATTATTATGTAGAAGAACACGATGTTTGGTTCTTTGATGGGCATGATTTGTATATCGATATGAACTCATCAACTGACGAAATAGCCTTTGACTATCACGTAGCATAA
- the plsY gene encoding glycerol-3-phosphate 1-O-acyltransferase PlsY: MENYLIILAAYLLGSIPSALWIGKLFYGTDVRQHGSGNMGATNTFRVLGKKAGIVVTLLDILKGTAAVLLPLVPFFHDTAIHPLLLGIVAVLGHIFPIFAGLRGGKAVATSGGVLLGYNWPIFLLVVITFLIALKLTKMVSLTSIIVSVLGPIYCLIYYFMGGDLYLFLVVSLMGFFIFYRHRDNISRIKNGTEPKVKWL; the protein is encoded by the coding sequence ATGGAAAATTACTTGATCATTCTGGCAGCCTATTTGCTCGGTTCGATCCCTTCCGCACTATGGATCGGCAAGCTTTTTTATGGAACTGACGTTAGACAGCATGGCAGTGGAAACATGGGGGCAACAAATACATTTCGCGTGCTCGGGAAAAAAGCCGGCATCGTCGTGACATTGCTAGATATTCTCAAAGGAACAGCAGCCGTCCTCTTGCCGCTAGTACCATTTTTCCACGACACAGCGATTCATCCATTACTTCTTGGAATCGTTGCAGTGCTCGGCCACATCTTCCCTATTTTCGCAGGACTTCGAGGCGGAAAAGCAGTTGCCACTTCAGGTGGTGTATTACTTGGCTATAATTGGCCTATATTTTTATTGGTCGTCATTACGTTTTTGATTGCGTTAAAACTAACGAAGATGGTATCGTTAACATCCATCATCGTATCCGTATTGGGACCGATTTACTGTCTCATTTATTATTTTATGGGCGGCGACCTGTATTTATTTTTAGTCGTCTCACTGATGGGCTTCTTCATTTTTTACCGTCACCGCGATAATATTAGTCGAATTAAAAACGGAACTGAACCGAAAGTGAAATGGCTATAG
- the parE gene encoding DNA topoisomerase IV subunit B, which produces MIKITEHLFDGGFILTKQKIQNTYDDSSIQILEGLEAVRKRPGMYIGSTDTRGLHHLVYEIVDNSVDEALAGFGNEIDVTIHKDGSVSVRDYGRGMPTGNHESGKPTAEVIMTVLHAGGKFGQGGYKTSGGLHGVGASVVNALSEWLEVTIYREGKKFLQRFENGGKPVTTLEEIGKTKETGTTIHFKPDTTIFSTIKYQYDTLAERLRESAFLLKGLKITLKEESTDKQDIFHYESGIEAFVAYLNEEKEVLHEVAYLEGEVDGIEVEFAFQFSDGYAETILSFVNNVRTKDGGTHETGAKAAMTRVVNEYARKAGLLKEKDKNLDGSDIREGIAAIVSVRIPEEILQFEGQTKGKLGTSEARTVTDAVISQKMLYFLEENAELSANLVRKAIRAHQAREAARKAREDARSGKKRKKSDTLLSGKLSPAQSRNAAKNELYLVEGDSAGGSAKQGRDRTFQAILPLRGKVINTEKAKLEDIMKNEEINTIIHAVGGGVGADFQIEDAAYDKVIIMTDADTDGAHIQVLLLTFFYRYMKPLIEAGKVYIALPPLFKVFKGTGKSEKLAYAWTDDDLAGAIEKVGKGYMLQRYKGLGEMNADQLWETTMDPSTRTLIRVTIEDGAKSERRVTTLMGDKVEPRRKWIEENVDFGLIEEHNILDNAFIHVEGDTE; this is translated from the coding sequence ATGATTAAAATAACAGAACATTTGTTTGACGGGGGTTTCATTTTGACGAAACAGAAAATACAAAATACGTATGATGATAGTTCCATTCAAATTTTAGAGGGCTTAGAAGCAGTACGAAAAAGACCCGGAATGTATATCGGTTCGACTGATACGAGAGGACTTCACCACTTAGTCTACGAAATCGTCGATAACTCAGTGGATGAGGCGCTAGCTGGCTTCGGTAATGAAATTGATGTCACGATCCATAAAGACGGCAGTGTGAGTGTGCGAGATTACGGGCGCGGTATGCCAACGGGTAACCACGAGTCGGGCAAGCCAACTGCTGAAGTCATCATGACCGTTTTGCACGCGGGCGGAAAGTTCGGTCAAGGCGGCTATAAAACGAGTGGTGGATTGCACGGCGTAGGGGCATCCGTTGTCAATGCGTTATCCGAGTGGCTAGAAGTGACGATCTATCGTGAAGGCAAGAAATTTCTTCAGCGCTTTGAAAATGGAGGAAAACCGGTCACGACGCTTGAAGAAATCGGTAAAACGAAAGAAACCGGCACGACGATTCATTTCAAACCGGATACGACGATCTTCTCTACGATTAAATATCAATATGACACACTGGCAGAAAGATTGCGTGAGTCCGCTTTTCTATTGAAAGGTTTAAAGATTACGCTAAAAGAAGAAAGCACGGATAAACAAGATATTTTCCATTACGAATCCGGTATTGAAGCGTTTGTTGCGTATTTGAATGAAGAAAAAGAAGTCTTGCATGAAGTAGCGTATCTAGAAGGCGAAGTCGACGGCATTGAAGTCGAGTTTGCGTTCCAGTTCAGCGACGGTTATGCCGAGACGATTCTTTCATTCGTCAACAACGTCCGGACAAAAGACGGTGGAACGCATGAAACCGGTGCGAAAGCTGCAATGACACGTGTCGTCAATGAATACGCACGTAAAGCAGGATTGTTGAAGGAAAAAGATAAGAATCTTGATGGCTCCGATATTCGCGAAGGGATTGCAGCCATTGTTTCCGTCCGTATTCCAGAAGAAATCTTGCAGTTTGAAGGTCAAACGAAAGGAAAACTCGGTACGAGCGAAGCACGAACGGTGACAGATGCCGTCATTTCGCAAAAAATGCTGTATTTCCTTGAAGAAAATGCGGAACTGAGCGCAAACCTTGTCCGTAAAGCGATCCGTGCGCATCAAGCACGTGAAGCTGCACGAAAAGCGCGTGAAGATGCGCGTTCAGGCAAGAAGCGGAAAAAATCCGATACATTGTTGTCGGGTAAATTATCTCCGGCGCAATCACGTAACGCAGCAAAGAATGAATTATATCTCGTGGAAGGTGACTCAGCGGGCGGTTCGGCAAAACAAGGACGTGATCGTACGTTCCAAGCGATTTTGCCGTTGCGTGGTAAAGTCATCAATACAGAAAAAGCGAAACTTGAAGATATCATGAAAAATGAAGAAATTAACACGATCATCCATGCAGTTGGTGGTGGAGTCGGTGCGGATTTCCAAATTGAAGATGCTGCGTACGATAAAGTCATTATTATGACCGATGCCGATACCGATGGTGCACACATTCAAGTGTTGCTATTGACGTTCTTCTATCGCTATATGAAACCGTTAATTGAAGCGGGTAAAGTGTATATCGCACTGCCACCTTTATTCAAAGTATTTAAAGGGACCGGTAAAAGTGAAAAGCTTGCTTATGCGTGGACAGATGACGATCTTGCAGGGGCTATCGAAAAAGTCGGTAAAGGCTATATGCTTCAGCGCTACAAAGGTCTTGGTGAGATGAACGCCGATCAATTATGGGAAACGACAATGGATCCGTCAACACGGACATTAATTCGAGTAACGATTGAAGACGGAGCAAAATCCGAGCGTCGCGTGACCACATTGATGGGTGATAAAGTGGAGCCACGTCGTAAATGGATCGAAGAAAACGTCGATTTCGGTTTGATTGAAGAACATAATATTTTAGACAATGCATTTATACATGTTGAGGGGGATACGGAATGA
- the parC gene encoding DNA topoisomerase IV subunit A yields the protein MTQSETFQDLPLEEVIGDRFGRYSKYIIQDRAIPDARDGLKPVQRRILYAMFHEGNTHEKAFRKSAKTVGNVIGNYHPHGDTSVYDAMVRMSQSWKLRHEMVDMQGNNGSVDGDSAAAMRYTEARLSAIASEMLRDIRKETVDFAFNFDDTELEPTVLPGRFPNLLVNGSTGISAGYATDIPPHALHEVIDAVLMRLKKPDVSVDELMTVIPGPDFPTGAIIQGTDGIRTAYKTGKGRFIIRALWEIEQLKAGKSQIVITEIPYDVNKANLVKKMDELRHDRRLDGIAEIRDESDRTGMRIVVELKKEMDGTAIMQYLLKHTDLQITYNFNMIAIAGRRPMLMSLPMLLDAYIDHQKDVITRRSTFDIRKAKDRLHIVDGLMKALSILDEVIKTIRASKDKKDAKMNLINAYEFTEVQAEAIVSLQLYRLTNTDITELKREEEELRNLIEELEAILASEAKLKSVLVKEIKAIRKQFAEPRRSVIEEKIEELKVDLDILIPSEEVMVSVTKSGYVKRTSMRSYSASAGKGQEMKESDYTLFESAMNTQHHLLLFTSFGNYIYQPVHELPEIRWRDLGQHISSIAGLEPGEELVDVIGLEKFDETSSILTASSNGNVKISKLIDYQVQRFNRSFKAMNVKKDDRLVGARIVTGEEDVLLVSKQAYALRFALSELAITGIRTGGVKGINLKADDALVAFEVITPQTRNIFIATQRGSVKRMNISEFEVSSRALRGVTVVKELKSNPHRVIAMKTVKDDEEMVLLTTRNHNIEIDPMSLKNTTRQSTGSAVVDEAKDGKIVQVSTVKKERK from the coding sequence ATGACACAGTCAGAAACGTTTCAAGATCTGCCCTTGGAAGAAGTAATTGGTGATCGTTTTGGGCGTTATAGTAAATACATTATTCAGGACCGTGCGATTCCAGATGCACGGGACGGATTAAAGCCAGTGCAACGTCGTATTTTGTATGCGATGTTCCACGAAGGCAATACACATGAAAAAGCGTTCCGTAAGTCCGCGAAAACGGTCGGTAACGTCATCGGTAACTATCATCCACACGGTGATACATCCGTTTATGACGCGATGGTCCGGATGAGTCAGTCATGGAAACTGCGTCATGAAATGGTGGACATGCAAGGAAATAACGGTTCGGTCGACGGAGACTCCGCGGCTGCAATGCGTTATACCGAAGCACGTTTATCCGCTATTGCGAGTGAAATGCTGCGCGATATTCGCAAAGAAACGGTCGATTTTGCGTTTAACTTCGATGACACGGAACTCGAGCCTACCGTCTTACCGGGACGTTTTCCGAACTTATTGGTCAACGGCAGTACAGGTATTTCCGCAGGATATGCAACCGATATTCCACCTCACGCATTGCATGAAGTCATCGATGCGGTCTTGATGCGCTTAAAGAAGCCGGATGTCAGCGTAGATGAGCTGATGACGGTTATTCCGGGACCAGACTTCCCGACAGGCGCGATTATCCAAGGAACAGACGGAATCCGCACAGCCTATAAGACAGGAAAAGGCCGTTTCATCATTCGTGCATTATGGGAAATCGAGCAATTAAAAGCCGGTAAATCTCAAATCGTCATCACGGAAATTCCGTATGACGTCAATAAAGCAAATTTGGTCAAGAAGATGGATGAACTGCGCCATGATCGTCGATTGGATGGCATCGCGGAAATTCGTGATGAATCCGACCGTACCGGAATGCGTATTGTTGTCGAGTTGAAGAAAGAAATGGACGGCACTGCGATCATGCAATACTTGTTGAAGCATACCGATCTACAGATCACATACAACTTCAATATGATCGCCATTGCGGGCAGACGTCCGATGCTAATGTCTCTTCCAATGCTTCTTGACGCGTATATCGATCACCAAAAAGACGTCATTACACGACGTTCTACTTTTGATATTCGTAAAGCTAAAGATCGATTACATATCGTAGACGGCTTAATGAAAGCTTTATCCATTCTCGATGAAGTCATTAAGACCATTCGCGCGTCAAAAGATAAAAAAGATGCAAAAATGAACTTAATCAATGCGTATGAATTTACGGAAGTTCAAGCAGAAGCCATCGTTTCATTGCAACTTTATCGACTGACGAATACGGATATTACAGAATTAAAGCGTGAAGAAGAAGAATTGCGCAATTTAATTGAAGAATTAGAAGCGATTCTTGCAAGCGAAGCGAAGCTGAAATCCGTGTTGGTAAAGGAAATCAAAGCGATCCGCAAGCAGTTTGCCGAACCACGTCGTTCCGTAATTGAAGAAAAAATCGAAGAGCTAAAAGTAGATCTTGATATCCTGATTCCGAGCGAAGAAGTCATGGTATCCGTCACAAAAAGTGGTTATGTCAAGCGCACAAGCATGCGTTCATACTCCGCGTCTGCTGGCAAAGGCCAAGAAATGAAGGAGTCCGACTATACTCTATTCGAATCTGCGATGAATACACAGCATCACTTGCTGTTGTTCACGTCATTCGGTAACTACATCTACCAACCGGTCCACGAGCTTCCTGAGATACGCTGGCGTGATTTAGGACAGCATATATCGAGTATCGCGGGACTCGAGCCAGGCGAAGAGCTAGTAGACGTCATTGGGCTAGAGAAATTCGACGAAACAAGCAGCATTTTAACTGCGTCTTCCAATGGAAACGTAAAAATATCCAAATTGATCGATTACCAAGTACAGCGTTTTAACCGTTCATTCAAAGCAATGAACGTTAAAAAAGACGATCGACTAGTCGGTGCACGGATTGTTACAGGCGAAGAAGACGTATTATTAGTAAGTAAACAAGCCTATGCCCTACGATTCGCGCTGTCAGAACTCGCCATTACCGGCATCCGTACCGGCGGCGTTAAAGGAATCAATCTGAAAGCCGACGACGCACTCGTGGCGTTTGAAGTCATTACACCACAAACGCGGAATATCTTTATTGCTACACAGCGTGGATCAGTGAAGCGAATGAATATTTCTGAGTTTGAAGTGAGTTCTAGAGCACTTAGAGGCGTAACGGTTGTAAAAGAATTGAAGTCTAATCCACATCGAGTGATTGCGATGAAGACGGTGAAAGACGATGAGGAAATGGTTTTGTTGACGACACGGAATCACAATATAGAAATCGATCCGATGTCGTTGAAGAACACAACCCGTCAGTCGACAGGCAGTGCTGTCGTAGATGAGGCGAAGGACGGCAAGATTGTGCAAGTTTCTACGGTGAAAAAAGAACGTAAATAA
- a CDS encoding acetate--CoA ligase family protein has protein sequence MKLINEEVVSNLELDPLFHPRTIAVLGTSENPNKIGYLQLKALLDGGFAGDIYPIHRSAQQIADLTCYPSVKDVPNTVDLAILCVGIDQVEKCLIECGESGVKAAIVFASGYSEIGEAGLVAQQRLKDISDKYNIRIIGPNCVGLLNTTNGLMGTFSPGLTNMPLNKKREAGFVTQSGAFGVLTYIAAAQQGLTFNYFVSVGNEADVGFADVMEYMLHDPNTTIATGYLEGEKNPEKLRKLAKFALEINKPMVIMKSGRSSAGSRAAASHTGSLAGADQVYDGFFKQTGIVRVEDYVDIISFSKLFMSKKTPKGRNAVIITSSGGRGINEADRCESYGLNIHPLSDQVKKEIEKNIPSYASASNPIDLTAAASITHPELFIEPLKVLVNDPDTDIIIFSEFPMGWDENTPELQEFVQLCENSDKFVLVTTFPLEGMSVPKGVGYLEDHGIAFVRGDMNPIRSLAKLVEYRETYEKAKEQRMQAEPKKINKKNIRHLLLENQTLSESQSSEILNEYGIRTAKRAIAQSAEEAVRFADNIGYPVVLKIDSPDIPHKTEVDGIRLNVQNAEEVRKAYDEVYQNATRNCPTATIHGVSIQEMLAEGVEVIVGVTNDPTFGPVIMFGLGGVFVEVFKDVSFRVAPITRQDAIDKMESLKGYELLKGVRNKKPVDREAIIDVLLKVSELIQDYPNEIQEIDINPLIVYENGIVAADALIITK, from the coding sequence ATGAAATTGATAAATGAAGAGGTTGTATCGAACTTAGAATTGGATCCATTATTCCATCCACGTACGATTGCGGTTTTAGGAACTTCCGAGAATCCAAATAAAATTGGATACTTGCAGCTAAAGGCGCTACTTGACGGAGGGTTTGCAGGAGATATTTACCCGATCCATCGCAGTGCGCAGCAAATTGCAGATTTGACGTGTTACCCAAGTGTTAAGGATGTACCGAATACAGTAGATTTAGCTATTCTCTGTGTGGGGATCGACCAAGTGGAAAAATGTTTGATCGAGTGCGGTGAAAGCGGTGTCAAAGCGGCAATCGTCTTCGCTTCAGGCTATTCCGAAATTGGGGAAGCGGGTCTAGTAGCTCAACAACGTCTAAAAGACATTTCCGACAAGTACAATATCCGCATTATCGGACCGAACTGTGTCGGCTTACTCAATACAACGAATGGGTTGATGGGAACTTTCTCGCCAGGATTGACGAATATGCCGTTGAATAAAAAGCGTGAAGCAGGCTTCGTCACACAAAGTGGAGCGTTCGGCGTGTTGACGTATATCGCCGCTGCCCAGCAAGGTTTAACGTTCAACTATTTTGTCAGTGTTGGTAATGAAGCTGACGTAGGCTTTGCGGACGTCATGGAATACATGCTGCATGACCCGAACACGACAATCGCAACCGGCTATCTCGAAGGAGAGAAAAATCCTGAGAAGTTACGCAAGCTAGCGAAATTCGCACTCGAGATCAACAAACCAATGGTCATCATGAAATCAGGACGAAGCAGTGCAGGCAGTCGAGCCGCAGCGTCTCACACAGGTTCACTAGCGGGTGCCGATCAAGTATATGACGGATTCTTCAAACAAACCGGTATTGTTCGAGTGGAAGATTACGTAGACATTATTTCTTTCTCTAAGCTATTCATGTCGAAGAAGACACCGAAAGGAAGAAATGCGGTCATCATTACGAGCTCCGGCGGAAGAGGAATCAACGAAGCCGATCGCTGTGAATCATACGGGTTGAACATTCATCCGCTAAGCGATCAAGTGAAAAAAGAAATCGAGAAAAACATTCCTAGTTATGCAAGCGCTTCCAACCCGATTGATCTGACTGCAGCGGCATCGATTACTCATCCCGAGCTATTTATTGAACCATTGAAAGTGCTCGTCAACGATCCCGACACAGACATCATCATCTTCTCCGAATTCCCAATGGGCTGGGATGAAAACACGCCCGAGTTACAAGAATTTGTGCAGCTTTGCGAGAACTCCGATAAGTTCGTTCTAGTGACGACATTCCCACTTGAAGGCATGTCCGTTCCTAAAGGTGTCGGTTATTTAGAAGATCACGGTATCGCGTTCGTTAGAGGTGATATGAACCCGATCCGCTCACTTGCCAAGCTCGTTGAATATAGAGAAACCTACGAGAAAGCTAAAGAACAGCGAATGCAAGCGGAACCTAAGAAAATCAATAAAAAGAATATCCGCCACTTATTACTAGAAAACCAGACGTTAAGTGAGTCGCAGTCAAGCGAAATCTTGAACGAATACGGAATTCGGACAGCAAAACGCGCAATCGCACAATCTGCTGAAGAAGCGGTACGGTTTGCGGACAATATCGGCTATCCTGTCGTGTTGAAAATCGATTCACCTGACATTCCGCATAAGACGGAAGTAGACGGTATTCGCTTGAACGTACAAAACGCGGAAGAAGTCAGAAAAGCGTATGACGAAGTGTATCAAAATGCTACACGAAACTGTCCAACCGCCACTATTCACGGTGTGTCCATACAAGAAATGTTAGCTGAAGGCGTGGAGGTCATTGTAGGCGTTACGAATGATCCGACATTCGGTCCGGTTATCATGTTCGGTCTCGGTGGTGTATTCGTTGAAGTGTTCAAAGATGTATCATTCCGCGTCGCACCGATCACGAGACAAGATGCGATCGACAAAATGGAAAGTCTCAAAGGCTATGAACTATTAAAAGGTGTACGAAATAAAAAGCCCGTCGACCGAGAAGCAATCATCGACGTGTTGCTGAAAGTGTCCGAATTGATTCAAGATTATCCGAATGAAATACAGGAAATCGATATCAATCCGCTCATCGTGTACGAAAACGGCATTGTAGCGGCAGATGCATTGATTATTACAAAGTAA
- a CDS encoding MaoC family dehydratase N-terminal domain-containing protein, with amino-acid sequence MDLDQNVIGLTSNEYVFEVERRHVGQFAAAIGDDHPLYTDEEYAKQSAYAGLIVPPTFPIAMNDGETEMPLDLDQRRMLHGEQEFLYYKPIRIGDRLRCQIKVSDLYDKEGKSGKMQFLKLDTEMKDETGELVCISRMNIVYRSLAN; translated from the coding sequence ATGGACTTAGATCAAAATGTCATTGGCTTAACGAGTAATGAATACGTCTTTGAAGTAGAACGACGACATGTCGGTCAATTCGCTGCGGCGATTGGCGACGATCATCCACTTTATACAGACGAAGAGTACGCCAAGCAATCGGCTTACGCAGGACTGATAGTACCGCCGACATTCCCGATCGCGATGAATGACGGCGAGACGGAAATGCCACTCGATCTCGACCAGCGCAGAATGTTGCACGGCGAGCAGGAATTCCTGTACTACAAGCCAATCCGCATTGGAGACCGACTGCGTTGCCAGATCAAAGTAAGCGATCTGTATGACAAAGAAGGCAAAAGCGGAAAGATGCAGTTTTTGAAGCTCGATACGGAAATGAAAGATGAAACGGGCGAACTTGTTTGTATTAGCCGCATGAATATCGTCTATCGCTCACTAGCGAACTAA
- a CDS encoding MaoC/PaaZ C-terminal domain-containing protein — translation MIKDWVLEELTVDQKLEPMVKPPITKVQLAQYAGASGDFNTLHLDDDFAKKIGMDGVIAHGMLVMGFLGEYVMKIAGQEARVANLKMRFGKMTVPGDEIRCSGVVERTYEEEGKRCIALELTAEKVSGEVVGSGSAILQLT, via the coding sequence ATGATCAAAGATTGGGTGTTGGAAGAACTAACTGTAGATCAGAAACTTGAACCGATGGTGAAGCCACCGATTACGAAAGTACAGCTCGCCCAATATGCAGGTGCATCCGGAGATTTTAACACGTTGCACCTCGACGATGACTTCGCAAAAAAAATCGGCATGGACGGTGTCATTGCACACGGTATGCTCGTAATGGGTTTCCTTGGTGAGTACGTCATGAAAATTGCCGGCCAGGAAGCACGCGTCGCAAATTTAAAAATGCGTTTCGGCAAAATGACAGTACCAGGTGACGAAATTCGTTGCTCAGGTGTAGTGGAACGAACATACGAAGAAGAGGGCAAGCGATGTATCGCGCTTGAACTGACTGCCGAGAAAGTATCCGGAGAAGTCGTCGGATCAGGGAGCGCCATCTTGCAATTAACGTAA
- a CDS encoding thiolase C-terminal domain-containing protein — translation MGTIKDRYAIVGVGESERSRKSGTTPLHLALDAARVAIKDAGLKATDIDGFMNYNEGDSCTSHQLATYLGVRPKYVKDIQGGGASTEMLIADAVALIEAGQLNTVLIYRSLNGSSGTRVGRGYDPDMLQGALAGGSFVIPYGSASPSQWFGMYATRHMHETGITKEHLGHVCLSFYEHAQRNPKAFLHGKPLTMETYLATPDISSPFNIHDSCLELDEGNAIIVTSAEKAKDCTSKPVYIMGMSARQCHPHVHYWNDIDQVASDYVAKELYENAGVTPDDIDVASIYDCFSWVVMRQLEAYGFAKRGEVGDFVAEGNLKIGGKLPTNTAGGMLSEGYTHGMNNAIEIVRQLRHDYEGTDRQVEDCKIGICTGWAGPDIAGAMILRN, via the coding sequence ATGGGAACTATTAAAGACCGCTACGCCATTGTAGGCGTAGGAGAGAGCGAACGCTCAAGAAAATCGGGAACAACGCCTCTTCATTTAGCACTCGATGCTGCAAGAGTCGCGATAAAAGATGCAGGTTTGAAAGCGACGGACATCGACGGATTCATGAACTATAACGAAGGAGATTCTTGTACTTCCCATCAACTGGCAACGTATCTCGGTGTACGACCGAAATACGTCAAAGATATCCAAGGTGGCGGAGCGAGTACTGAGATGCTGATTGCGGATGCCGTGGCGCTCATTGAAGCGGGGCAGCTCAATACCGTATTGATCTATCGTTCATTAAACGGAAGCTCAGGAACACGTGTAGGACGCGGCTATGACCCAGATATGCTTCAAGGTGCACTGGCTGGCGGGAGCTTCGTCATTCCGTATGGTTCAGCGAGTCCGTCACAATGGTTCGGTATGTATGCGACGCGTCACATGCATGAAACGGGTATTACGAAAGAGCATCTCGGACATGTGTGCTTGAGTTTCTATGAGCATGCACAGCGTAATCCAAAAGCTTTCTTACACGGTAAGCCGTTAACGATGGAAACATATCTTGCTACACCGGATATTAGTTCGCCATTTAATATCCATGATTCGTGCCTCGAGCTAGATGAAGGCAATGCGATCATCGTGACGTCTGCAGAAAAAGCGAAAGACTGCACGTCAAAACCCGTCTATATTATGGGAATGTCCGCACGCCAATGTCATCCGCACGTACACTACTGGAATGACATCGACCAAGTCGCTTCGGATTATGTAGCGAAAGAACTTTATGAAAATGCGGGTGTAACTCCAGACGATATCGACGTGGCGTCGATCTATGACTGTTTCAGCTGGGTCGTAATGCGCCAGCTTGAAGCCTATGGGTTCGCAAAGCGAGGAGAAGTAGGAGATTTTGTTGCAGAAGGTAATTTGAAGATTGGCGGAAAATTGCCAACTAACACAGCGGGTGGCATGTTATCCGAAGGCTATACGCACGGAATGAATAATGCGATTGAAATCGTTAGACAGCTGCGCCACGACTATGAAGGAACCGACCGCCAAGTAGAAGATTGCAAGATCGGTATTTGTACCGGTTGGGCTGGACCGGATATTGCAGGCGCTATGATCTTACGAAACTAG
- a CDS encoding Zn-ribbon domain-containing OB-fold protein encodes MTQATTAYQKPIPLKDIDNAPYWDAADNHQLALQKCEDCNAYSQPPGPTCAKCGSENVRFEQLGDDITATVYSYVVSYRPFLPGFQDELPTIIALGQLDQVPEVKIMCNILQCEEKDLEIGMPIRMTWIDITEDRALPQWIPSTN; translated from the coding sequence ATGACACAAGCAACGACAGCATACCAAAAACCCATTCCATTGAAAGATATAGATAATGCCCCGTACTGGGATGCAGCAGACAACCATCAATTGGCACTGCAAAAATGTGAGGACTGTAATGCTTATTCACAACCACCAGGCCCTACGTGCGCAAAGTGCGGAAGTGAAAATGTCCGCTTTGAACAGTTAGGTGACGATATAACAGCGACAGTCTATTCATACGTCGTGTCCTACCGTCCATTCCTGCCGGGCTTCCAAGATGAATTGCCGACCATCATCGCACTCGGACAGCTCGATCAAGTACCGGAAGTGAAAATTATGTGCAACATTTTACAGTGTGAGGAAAAGGACTTGGAGATCGGCATGCCAATCCGCATGACATGGATTGATATTACGGAAGACCGTGCATTGCCACAGTGGATTCCAAGCACGAACTGA